GGAAGTCCTCCCCCTCGTCGAAGAAGCGGCGCCCGCGGTTGTTCACCAGCACGCCGTAGGGGTACGAGAGGCGGTTGGTCTTGTCGGTGAGCTTGCGGTCACCGTAGGGCGGCGCGTCCGCGTCGATGGGCGTGGAGTGGCAGCCCGTCCACTGGCCGAAGGGCAGCGCGCGGATGTCGATGGCCATGCGGAGGCCGTCGCCCGTGTTGTACCGCGTGCCGCGCACCTTGGCGTGATCCCACGGCCGCCCGAGATACCGCGCGCGCCAGGCCGGATTGGCCTCGAAGCCCCCGCAGCCCAGCACCACCGCGCCGGCGGTGACGTCCTCGAAGCCGCGCGCGCTCTCGGTGGTGACGCCGATCACCCGGCCCGCGCGGTCCTGGTTCAGCTGCACCACGCTGGTCCCGTAGCGGATCTCCACGCCGGCCTTCGCGGCGATGTCGAACCAGCCGCGCGAGAGACCCACGCCCTCGTGCTCGGCGCGGATCACCGCGCCCGGCGACCACTTGATCGTGTTCCCGACGCGCACCCCGGAGAGCGACAGCGCGGGCTCGAGCGCCATCCCCTTGCCCGCCATCCACTTCACCGTGTCGTAGGAGCGGCCGATCAGGATCTCGCCCAGCTCGGGATCGGCGCGGCCCTCGGTGACGCGGCGGAGATCGTCCCAGAAGCGCGCGCGAGGATACGGTGCAACGTCCGAGAAGAAGCCGGGGATGCGCCGCTCGGCGTCGGGGACGAGGGGACGGAGATCCTCGCCCCGGTCGAAGGCGAAGCGGAACAGGCCCCCGCTGTAGTGGGTGTTGCCGCCGCGCAGCTCCTCGGGGGCCTTCTCGAGCACGAGCACGCGGCGGGCGCCCTGCTCGCGCGCGGAGACGGCCGCGGCCAGCGCCGCATTGCCCGCGCCCACGACGACGACATCGTGCTCAGGCATGCCCGCCGCCTTCCTTGCCGCGCACCTCGACGCCCGCCCACTGCTCGTAGAGGCGCGTCACCGCGGCCATGTCCTGGTTGGCCAGCCCCTGCGCGGCGGCTGCCTCGTAGACCTGCCGGACCGCGGAGGCGACCAGCATGGGGAACCCGAGCCCCGCGGCCAGGCCCAGCGCCAGCGACACGTCCTTCTTCGACAGCGCGATGGAGAAGTTCGGCGTGAAGTCTCCCTTGAGCACGTTCGGCATGCGCTTGAGAAAGTGATGCGAGCGGCCTCCGCTGTTCGAGAGGATGTCGAAGAGCTGGCGAGGGTCCATGCCCGCCTTCACGCCCAGCACCATCGCCTCGGCCGCGACCACCATGTTGCCCATCGACATCACGTTGTTGACGAGCTTCACCACGAGGCCCGAGCCGAGCGGCCCCACGTGGTGGATCTCGGAAGCCAGCGCCGAGAGCACCGGCCGCGCCCGCTCCACCACCGCCGCGTCGCCCCCCACCATGAAGACCAGCTTGCCGCTGCCCGCCTCGGCGGGGCCGCCGCTCACCGGCGCGTCGAGACAGTCGATGCCGGCCGGCGCGGCCTTC
The DNA window shown above is from Candidatus Methylomirabilota bacterium and carries:
- a CDS encoding NAD(P)-dependent oxidoreductase — its product is MSDARPRIGFLGLGTMGGQMARRLVSQGFTVRGYDPSAERAAQAKAAGVVLEVSPGRVAAASDVILSSLPDPAAVREAYLGESGALAGAHKGMTWIDLSTIDPETCREIAAKAAPAGIDCLDAPVSGGPAEAGSGKLVFMVGGDAAVVERARPVLSALASEIHHVGPLGSGLVVKLVNNVMSMGNMVVAAEAMVLGVKAGMDPRQLFDILSNSGGRSHHFLKRMPNVLKGDFTPNFSIALSKKDVSLALGLAAGLGFPMLVASAVRQVYEAAAAQGLANQDMAAVTRLYEQWAGVEVRGKEGGGHA
- the tcuA gene encoding FAD-dependent tricarballylate dehydrogenase TcuA, whose amino-acid sequence is MPEHDVVVVGAGNAALAAAVSAREQGARRVLVLEKAPEELRGGNTHYSGGLFRFAFDRGEDLRPLVPDAERRIPGFFSDVAPYPRARFWDDLRRVTEGRADPELGEILIGRSYDTVKWMAGKGMALEPALSLSGVRVGNTIKWSPGAVIRAEHEGVGLSRGWFDIAAKAGVEIRYGTSVVQLNQDRAGRVIGVTTESARGFEDVTAGAVVLGCGGFEANPAWRARYLGRPWDHAKVRGTRYNTGDGLRMAIDIRALPFGQWTGCHSTPIDADAPPYGDRKLTDKTNRLSYPYGVLVNNRGRRFFDEGEDFQFYTYAKLGGIILNEPGGVGYQIFDAKVTDLLEGRYKTGTPLVADSLAALVDTLPVDRAACRRTLDDYNAAVSAGAFDPTVKDGLATKGLELPKSNWAQRLDTPPFVAYPVTGGITFTFGGVRINERAQVIGTSWAPIAGLYACGEMVGGLFHGNYPGGTGLMSGAVFGRIAGAHAAGG